One window from the genome of Streptomyces sp. NBC_01476 encodes:
- a CDS encoding extradiol ring-cleavage dioxygenase, with amino-acid sequence MAELVAVIASTHHPFYYRTSTSTGADRPPFADEWVRKIEAFRETLTRARPDVLVMVGSDHFHQLWLDNMPQFLVGKAPFYDGNFYNEEREFGLPKMLLKGHEELSAHLLREGLDAGFDLAFSNELRIDHSITCPIITLRPEADLPIVPVYTNIFAPPMPQPKRFVQLGRAIREMIESWPSDQRVAVIGTGHLSLELGGPRQFGPHGPDPEFDRKAVGWIAGGDIEECLGEVSLDSLHLPGNATHGFMDFMLMMGVAGEGRKADYVDTLDLFHTMEAYFTWYPNGGPE; translated from the coding sequence ATGGCCGAGCTGGTCGCGGTGATCGCGTCCACCCACCATCCCTTCTACTACCGCACCAGCACCTCGACCGGAGCGGACCGCCCGCCCTTCGCCGACGAGTGGGTCCGCAAGATCGAGGCGTTCCGGGAGACCCTCACCCGGGCCCGCCCCGATGTGCTGGTGATGGTCGGCTCCGACCACTTCCACCAGCTGTGGCTGGACAACATGCCGCAGTTCCTGGTCGGCAAGGCCCCGTTCTACGACGGGAACTTCTACAACGAGGAACGCGAGTTCGGGCTGCCGAAGATGCTGCTCAAGGGCCACGAGGAGCTGTCGGCCCATCTGCTGCGCGAGGGCCTGGACGCCGGCTTCGACCTGGCGTTCTCCAACGAGCTGCGGATCGACCACTCGATCACCTGCCCGATCATCACCCTGCGGCCCGAGGCCGACCTTCCGATCGTGCCGGTCTACACCAACATCTTCGCCCCGCCGATGCCGCAGCCGAAACGGTTCGTCCAGCTCGGCAGGGCCATCCGGGAGATGATCGAGTCCTGGCCGTCGGACCAGCGGGTCGCGGTGATCGGGACCGGGCACCTGTCGCTGGAGCTGGGCGGCCCGCGCCAGTTCGGGCCGCACGGGCCCGACCCGGAGTTCGACCGGAAGGCGGTCGGCTGGATCGCCGGCGGCGACATCGAGGAGTGCCTCGGCGAGGTCAGCCTGGACAGCCTCCACCTGCCGGGCAACGCCACCCATGGGTTCATGGACTTCATGCTGATGATGGGAGTCGCCGGCGAGGGCCGGAAGGCCGACTACGTCGACACCCTGGACCTGTTCCACACCATGGAGGCCTACTTCACCTGGTACCCGAACGGAGGTCCCGAGTGA
- a CDS encoding citryl-CoA lyase — protein MDKPVDKPVYETALGASSLETITLLGQDLAKDVMGTVGFGELAFWLATQRRPAPGETRVFEAVLAALADHGFTPTAIVTRLTYLSAPDSVQGALAAGLLGGGSRFLGVTEDCGRFLHDVLTSVEGPLPDDDAGWDALALRTVTARREARAFIPGLGHHVHKQGDPRTPRLLQIAAEENLYGPHLSLFAAIGRVHPQVLGRTLPLNGAGVCGAALADLGLPLELLRGFALLARTAGLIGQLAEELRHPVANDIFLSVDLNNRSVAPDPISPSSTDLGRPTAADRTEEG, from the coding sequence GTGGACAAGCCAGTGGACAAGCCGGTGTACGAGACCGCCCTCGGCGCGTCCTCCCTGGAGACCATCACCCTGCTCGGCCAGGACCTGGCCAAGGACGTCATGGGCACCGTCGGCTTCGGTGAGCTGGCGTTCTGGCTGGCGACGCAGCGCCGCCCGGCCCCGGGGGAGACCCGGGTCTTCGAGGCGGTCCTCGCGGCGCTCGCCGACCACGGTTTCACCCCGACCGCCATCGTCACCCGGCTCACGTACCTGTCCGCGCCCGACTCGGTGCAGGGCGCGCTCGCCGCCGGCCTGCTCGGCGGCGGGTCCCGGTTCCTGGGCGTCACCGAGGACTGCGGCCGCTTCCTGCACGACGTACTGACCTCCGTCGAGGGCCCGCTGCCGGACGACGACGCCGGATGGGACGCCCTGGCCCTGCGGACGGTGACGGCCCGCCGGGAAGCGCGCGCCTTCATCCCCGGCCTCGGCCACCACGTCCACAAGCAGGGGGACCCGCGCACCCCGCGGCTGCTGCAGATCGCCGCCGAGGAGAATCTGTACGGCCCGCACCTGTCGCTCTTCGCCGCGATCGGCCGAGTGCACCCCCAAGTCCTCGGCCGGACGCTGCCGCTCAACGGCGCCGGCGTCTGCGGCGCCGCCCTGGCCGACCTCGGCCTGCCGCTGGAACTGCTGCGCGGCTTCGCGCTGCTGGCCCGCACCGCCGGGCTGATCGGCCAGCTCGCCGAGGAACTGCGCCACCCCGTCGCCAACGACATCTTCCTGTCGGTGGACCTCAACAACCGGTCCGTCGCCCCTGATCCCATCTCCCCGAGCAGCACTGATCTCGGACGCCCGACGGCGGCCGACCGAACCGAGGAGGGCTGA
- a CDS encoding CaiB/BaiF CoA transferase family protein has product MLDDSTAEAGPAPGPLSGVLVADFSRVLAGPYATMLLADMGAEVVKVEGPQGDETRTWMPPVRDEVSTYYLGVNRGKRSIALDLRDATDASAARELARRADVIIENFKPGGLAKYGLDYDSVSAANPGAVYASISGFGAGAGKHVPGYDLMVQAISGLMSLTGDPDGPPYRAGISVFDVMAGNHAVIGILAALRHRDATGQGQHVEVNLLSSALTGLVNHSSAYAAGGVVPFRMGNAHPSVFPYEPLPTADNQLIVAAANDGQFRKLCDVLGLPDIPEDPRFAHNADRTKNREELRPILEERLATRGAVEWFEALTAVGVPCGPINTIDGGFAMAERFGLDPIVEVGEGDRAVPTTRNPIRFSATPVGYHRPPPELDEHGVELRKWLTTPPEDGRD; this is encoded by the coding sequence CCTCGCCGGCCCTTACGCGACGATGCTCCTCGCCGACATGGGCGCCGAGGTCGTCAAGGTCGAGGGCCCGCAGGGCGACGAGACCCGCACCTGGATGCCGCCGGTACGGGACGAGGTCTCCACGTACTACCTCGGCGTCAACCGCGGCAAGCGCTCGATCGCCCTCGACCTGCGCGACGCGACCGACGCCTCGGCGGCCCGCGAACTCGCCCGCCGGGCGGACGTGATCATCGAGAACTTCAAGCCCGGCGGCCTGGCCAAGTACGGCCTGGACTACGACAGCGTCAGCGCCGCCAATCCCGGCGCCGTCTACGCGTCGATCAGCGGCTTCGGCGCAGGCGCCGGCAAGCACGTGCCCGGCTACGACCTGATGGTGCAGGCCATCTCCGGCCTGATGAGCCTGACCGGCGACCCGGACGGGCCGCCCTACCGGGCCGGGATCTCGGTCTTCGACGTGATGGCGGGCAACCACGCCGTGATCGGCATCCTCGCCGCGCTGCGCCACCGCGACGCCACCGGCCAGGGCCAGCACGTCGAGGTCAATCTGCTTTCCTCGGCGCTGACCGGACTGGTCAACCACAGCTCGGCCTACGCGGCCGGCGGCGTGGTGCCCTTCCGGATGGGCAACGCGCACCCCAGCGTCTTCCCGTACGAACCGCTGCCCACCGCCGACAACCAGCTGATCGTGGCGGCGGCCAATGACGGGCAGTTCCGCAAGCTCTGCGACGTCCTCGGCCTCCCGGACATCCCCGAGGACCCGCGGTTCGCGCACAACGCCGACCGCACCAAGAACCGCGAGGAGCTGCGCCCGATCCTGGAGGAGCGCCTGGCCACCCGCGGCGCGGTCGAGTGGTTCGAGGCCCTCACCGCGGTCGGGGTGCCCTGCGGGCCCATCAACACCATCGACGGCGGCTTCGCGATGGCGGAGCGCTTCGGGCTCGACCCCATCGTGGAGGTCGGCGAGGGCGATCGCGCGGTGCCCACCACCCGCAACCCCATCCGCTTCTCCGCCACCCCCGTCGGATACCACCGGCCCCCGCCGGAACTGGACGAGCACGGCGTCGAGCTCCGCAAGTGGCTGACCACCCCTCCGGAGGACGGCCGTGACTGA